Genomic DNA from Prunus persica cultivar Lovell chromosome G1, Prunus_persica_NCBIv2, whole genome shotgun sequence:
GGGACCCTTCCAAAGGAAAAGCAAAGTGAAAGAGCCCAATGAAGCTAGCTAGCTACCCCaacataaaaattgaaaattgaagcgTACTGATCAATgcatgaaaattgaaattacatttgttttaaatttcttctcttgttgATTTTATCTTTGACTACCCCAACATGAGGAGCTGCATATCTTGCCAGATCAAGGCCAAGGTCGAGCAGCGCAAGCGCAACGAGGACCTCAACGCCAAGCTCGCTTTTCTCACGATGCCCCAGCCGGCTTCCTTTTCCGACGTCGTTCTGTTTGCCAACGACGATGACGAGCACCCCGTACCCGTTCCGGCCCATAAGGCTGTTTTGGTCAGTACCCATTTCGCTAACTTGCTGCTACTTTACTTGATctcttatttttgttcaagCTGTAACCTGGCCTGCCACTCTGTTGTTGCCCACAAGCTGTTCCATTATTTGCTCCAAAGGAACTCCCGGCACAGTTGGGCAAAACTTGGCCAAATTTGACTTGAAATGGCTAAAGaggtttttttggttaatcttcaatagttaattattttttaaatttaaaaaagaattggCTATACAGAAATTGTAGTGTTGGAATAATTTGGCCAGtgtcattttctctctctcagggTTAGCTACTAGTACTAGGAGTTACTAGCTGGTTTTTGGGGAAAGATTAGGGGGCGTTTGGTATCCTATTTAAATAAGGGACtcgaaaattttgatttttcttaaaaacaggagttcttaaatctatttttaagattcaaaatCTTGTTTGGTATGCGACttgaaaacaattttcaagtcttaaaaatttcagaatttgtGGGTtgttaaaaaaacacatgaaaaaatagatatatatatatatattttttaataattggggtgtttttttggttgttctggagtttgattttttaaaaatatggataccaaataagttttctttattttgaactcaaattttatttttgagtttaaaaaattgaattcaatTGAATACCAAATATGCCCTTACTATTCTAGCTGGTTTTTGTTCGATGAACTCTTTGAATTCCGCTTAAATATTATGTATTTTGGCGTTCACTGGATCAGGCGAACCGTTCTCCAGTGTTGAGAGCCATGCTTGATAATGAGATGAAAGAAAGCCTGAGTGGCACTATCAAGATTGGCGATGTCTCCTACGATGCCCTTCGCGCCTTCATCAACTACCTCTACACAGCTGAGTATGCCTCGACCAGCAATTGGCCTGTGAGCTCCTTGTAATGTCTGAAAAATTCCAGGTGCAACATCTCAAAGACTTCTGCCATAAGTTCTTGGTGTCCAACCTCAACTTGGACAATTCACTTTCGACCTACACCTTTGCGCGCCAGCATAACTTCAAGTCGATCATCGACGCAGCCTTGACGCTGATCACAGCCAACATGAACAAGCTTGCTTCCCGGGACGAGTACATAGAGCTGAAGGAGAGAGATCCGGGACTCTTATTAGAAATCTATGAAGCTTATTTTTCCAAATGGCCCAAATGGGCTTATTAAGCAGCATTTCGTAACTAAGAGGATGAATTCTGACTGTTTGTTGTTGCGACTGCATATGATATGTGATTAATGTCTGGGTTTGATGatcatttcaatttgttttcaattttcattttaaaaaactgaaaaataaggGGTCGTTAGGccctgttttcattttctatcaAAAACGCACTCGATATctcgttttcattttcactggAATTCATTTTCTGAGAACAAATTCAAACTCAtgtacaaaaattgaaaataccaaattatcgttttcattttctacctAGTATATTGGtctgattgattttttttttttttctttttgtcatttgtctgtttttttcaattttcaattttttgtgccacttcattattttattttgctacACTAgtgtatattaattttatgataaaactatcatatattatttaatttcatatttattttaaactaaagataatataattttattatctaagtttttctaaaattaggaatttttttaattattttaattatacttTATTATTCTCAAATTATACATTTTTCATTGTCTGTAATAATTTAGcctttaaaatatcaaaaatatttcaaaactaTTTTTCAAGACAAAAATTCGCAAAAAATATACTTGAAAAATAACTcaagtattattattttcaatttgtcctACCAAACACTGCAAAGATGTCCTGAAGGTTAAGATCATTGATCTGCAAgtcagtgtttttttttttctactcgGATAGTTCCTATTGgcaaatatattaattttaacaaaataaaaataaaaatttgaaatgttATTGCAAATAACTTAACCACCCCTTTATGATTAGTCTCGGTTGCTGGGATGTGAGGTTGGGCGTAGATCCGCCCTAAAAACAAAGGGAGCTTAGACATCTCCTAAAGAATAATAATCTTAGTTTGTGTTGGACGAGCCAATAACTCGAACGCATTAGGTCTGCTTTTTGAGCAAGAATCATAATGTTACCTTTTCGGGAGAACTCCGATTTAAGACGATTTTAAATAGACAAGATCAGATTGTAGAATATCAAAGTCTGTTACCGCGTCCAAAATGTCATTTTaatctttaaattttaaaatcaatcaatattatctttattattattatttatttatttttctacaaaTGATATTGAAGCGTAGTGGCGGGACCCttccaaaggaaaagaaaagtgaaagAGCCCAATGAAGCTAGCTAGCTACTAACATATAACGCAGGGCAGGCAGCACAATGATCAATGCATGAAAATCGAAATTACATTTGCTTTaaatttcttctcttgttgATTTTATCTTTGACTACCCCAACATGAGGACCTGCATATCTTGCCAGCTCATGTACTCCAAATATCAGGGCAGCGCGTGCAGGCAGTGCTACGAGGACCTCAAGGCCAAGGTCGAGCAGTGCAACGAGGACCTCAACGCCAAGGTCGAGCAGTGCAACGAGGACCTCAACGCCAAGCTCGCTTTTCTCACGATGCCCCAGCCGGCTTCCTTTTCCGACGTCGTTCTGTTTgccgacgacgacgacgagtACCCCGTACCCGTTCTGGCCCATAAGGCTGTTTTGGTCAGTACCCATTTCGCTAACTTGCTGCTACTTTACTTGATCACTTAATTTTTGTTCGAAGTGTAACCTGCCCTGCCCCTCTGTTGTTGCCCACCAGCTGTTCGATCATTTGCTCCAAAGAAACTCCTGGCACAGTTGGGCAATACTTAgctaaatttgatttgaaatgGCTAAAGGAgtttttttatgttaatcttcaatatttaattattttttaaaattttaaaaagacttGGCTATACAGAAATTGTAGTATTGGAATAATTTGGCCAGagtaattttctctctctcatggctAGCTACTAGCTGGTTTTTGGGGAAAGATTATTATTCTAGCTGGTTTTTGTTCAATGAACTCTTTGAATTCCTCTTAAATATTATGTATTTTGGCGTTCACTGGATCAGGCGAACCGTTCTCCAGTGTTGAGAGCCATGCTTGATAATGAGATGAAAGAAAGCCTGAGTGGCACCATCAAGATTGGCGATGTCTCCTACAACGCCCTTCGCGCCTTCGTCAACTTCCTCTACACAGCTGAGGTATGCCTCGACCAGCAATTGGCCTGTGAGCTCCTTGTAATGTCTGAAAAATACCAGGTGCAGCATCTCAAAGACTTCTGCCAGAAGTTCTTGGTGTCCAACCTCAACTTGGACAATTCACTTTCGACCTACACCTTTGCGCACCAGCATAACTTTAAGCCGATCATCGACGCAGCCTTGACGCAGATCACAGCCAGCATGGACAAGCTTGCTTCCCAGGACGAGTACACGGAGCTGAAGGAGAGAGATCCGGGACTCTTATTAGAAATCTATGAAGCTTATTTTTCCAAACAAGCTGACACTACAATGTATATTTGAGGTCTGACTGTAATTATGCCAAACCTCAGTGGGTCTAAGAGAAATTCCtgcttaaaaaatatatttgataGAATATAAATAGActaaaaataaagcataaattTTATcccaagtaatttttttaaaaaaaactttttaaaattttacattttattcttcaattttcaaaatcaataGTCTTAATTTTTATGCTCAAAGATGAATCAATATCGTCGTTGATTTTTACATAAaggttttctatttaaacatcacatttttctttgttcacctCAActtctaatttaaattttcacaatttctaagaaaactccactatcttcccaaactacTTTTAAATACACCCcaactgaaaaaataaaaaataagagttTTTCCATTTAAACCCCACACTTTTCTCTGTTCACtccaatacttaaatcattaaacaATATTGGTAGTATACATGAGAATTTGTCATTTTCACAAGGCTGTTTTTATCATGTGATTGTTTGGTTTCGTTTTCTAATGACAGTGAAATTCAATGACCACAacatcttattttattttttacccaACGGAAGGTACAATAATCATCTATAGTTTACTTTTGAGCATATAAGAAGTCAAGTaaacataaatttttaaataaaatattaaaacaaccAAGCAATCAACAAGCCCTTCCATCAGCCAAGCAATCAACAAAGGGAAGAGAATAAGATCATTACAGCCAAGCAATCAACAAGTCTTTTCATCAGCTCTCACACAGCTTGTAAAGAGGTAGGTTCCTCAGCATTCTATGTCTTTaaaagagaagagtagaagaatttgtattttctaaaacttaatatgaagagtggtgggATGTGATGTGTGTATAGATGTATTAGGGTTAAGTATTAATTTGAATGaactttttttatctttttacacaataataaaatttacattttaataatttaagtatTAAAGTGAATAAAAAGAAGTACGATATATAAAATCTCTTTACATATATCTCACACAAAAAGCTAGATATATATAGAAAGCAGTGTGGGGATCCCTTCTAAAGCAAAGTGGCGAACTCCTTCCAGTGGAAGGAGTCCAATAATTAAtaatgacccaaaaaaaaaaaaagtgaaaacccAATGAAGCTACTAATAAAGGCAGAGCAGCAAAATGATCAATggataaaattttggcaaaCTACGCCCCCACATATATGTCctcaaaaagagaaaaagtcTTCAAATTGGGATAAACTAGAAGTCCATGTACATTGGTTAAAACTCAAGTACCAATTAATAGTGAAAAAATTCTTCCACAAATAGAGCCTCACCGTActtagtttctttttcatgaTGTTCAACAAGTTGTTTAAAATatagatataatttttttttggggtcaaactACTTAGGAATGGAAATGAGTTTTCTCACACATAATGCCAGCCAATGTGCCATGAGCGTTCGaatataatatcattaatctaaaagttaaagtttttttttcactcGGCTAGTCCCGTTGacaaaacaaactaaaaataagaaaggaaACGATACTACAAATAATccttttaaacttttaaaaaatgtcattttaatctttaaattttttatatcaaTCAATATTGtcttcattattattattatattttaattttaatgtgGCAGATGAATCAACATCGTCCTAGATAGAAAGCAGAATGGCGGGACCCTTCCAAAGCAAAGTGGCCGACTCCTTGCAAAGGAAGGAGATAAccacagaaaaagaaaaatgaaagagtCCAATGAAGCTAGATGGCTACTTATATAAGGCAGGGCCAGGCAGGCAGCACAATGATAAATCGATGAAATTACATTTGCTCTaaatttcttcctcttgttttaattttttatttttgtcagcataatatttcttctcttgttgTTATTTATCTTTGAGTACCCCAACCCAACATGAACATGAGGAGGTGCATATCTTGCAAGGGCGGATATGATGCCGGCACCTGCTGCAAGCAGTGCCACGAGGACCTTAAGGCCAAGGTCGCTTTTCTCACGATGTCCCAGCCGGCTTTCTTTTCCGACGTCCTTCTGTTTGCCTCCTCCGACGAGAACTCTGTACCCATTCCGGCCCATAAGGGCGTTTTGGTCAGTACTCATTTCGCTAACTTGCTGCTACTCTACTTCGTcactcttgttttttttgtatgtTCAAACATTTCGGTggctttattttaatttattttttacaataataatattctaATTACTATAAGAGCATCTACAGTGGGAAGTGTAAATTCGGGGGTGTAAAGTCATTTTTACATCCCTTTTACACTTCCGGGGGGTGTAAATACATTTTTTGCTCCAATGGGAAAATACGTAAATTTAAGATgtataattgttttgtttgtttttcctctcttttctcgGGTGGGTCCCGCCTGCAAAAGAtgtaaaaataaatgtaaatgtacattttattttacatctCCATAATGGTGATGTATATTTACAACCCTTTACATCTCCTTATTGGAGATGATTTCGGTGACAAGGGgtgtatatttaacatacatCCTCATATACACCCTctcattgtggatgctctaatgTTCAAAGAAAGACCGAACTTGAACTTGAGTGTAAAGAGCGGGACCTCGTCTGCAACTTTACTTTTATTCCTccttatttaaaaagaaaattttgaaatgtaaaaaccttgttttttgtattaactTTTAAGGagttattaatatatatatatatatatctatgtgCACACAAATCAGATTATGTGACTTGCAAATGGAGGAATGATTTATCAGTAAACGGGAATATTTTTCATCTTGAATGGTTTTATCTAGCTGGTTTTTGTTCAATGCACTCTTTGAATTCCTGTTGAGCAATATGTATATTTTGGCTGGCGCTGGATCAGATGAATCGTTCTCCAGTGTTGAAGGCCATGCTTGAGAATGAGATGGAAGAAAGCCTGAGCAGCACCATCAAGATTGGCGATGTCTCCTACGACACCCTTCGTGCCTTCATCAACTATCTCTATACAGCTGAGGTATGCATTGACCAGCAATTGGCCTGTGATCTCCTAGTAATGGCTGAAAAATACCAGGTGCAGCATCTCAAAGACTTGTGCCAGAAGTTCTTGGTGGCCAACCTCAACTGGGACAATGCATTTATGATCTATACCTTTGCACACCACCATGATGCCAAGCAGATCATCGATGCAGCCTTGGCGTTGATCACAAACAAAATGGACAAGCTTTCTGCCCGGAAGGACTATGAGGAGCTCAAGGAGAGAGAACCACGACTTATATTCGAAATATATGAAGCTTATTTCTCCAAACAAGCTAACACTACAAAAAACATCATCAATAGTAGCGTTCCTTTTTTTGGAAACCCACAGGTTTGTCAGACGAGAGGAACTCAATGTAACGGAGAAAACACTTTTTGCTATTTCCGACCAATAACGCAATGACATGTAAAATAACTTTTCCACATATCATTGtattattggccaaaaatagcaaaaaagtACTATCCCCATTATATGTAAGTTTTTTTCCAGTACTACGGGTAGGTCACTACCCATGACACTTTGGTGAGATTTGTGGTTGTAATAATTGGCTTTTGTCACCattaataaagaaaagtagACAACATTATGTTGACTTTCCAGCTGCCTTTAgacttatattttattattattttcatctttgaTTAGGCtaattattttgtgaattatatatatgttttaaataattaCAATTTCCATTTGATATATTTTAATCGCATAACaacaataattcaattttttcctgATAAGATAATGACAATAATTCTTCGGTAATGCAATTCgtgtataaaaaaaccaatctaatattaatattcaattaaatataaatattatacatGATGGTAATTAAGTAGTACAATACAGAAGCCTAACAAGACCTATATCTAGTACTGCTAATACAAGCCTTCCTCTTATCCGAACATACAAATGATGAACAATTGAAGTCTCCTCCATCATTACtgtaaataaatcaaaatgacAACGAAAGAACGCTAAgattataaacaaaaagatacAACTAAAATTAGGTGAAAGAGAAATTTTACTATTGGACTAtatttccattaaaaaaattgcaaaaggagcataaaaaatagagatatttagtcatatacctgttcttagcactaataatatagataaaccctacaccatttaatttatataaaaaaaaaacaacaaaaaatgataggccctattgaatttaattttgattattaaattactttaatgccctattgagtgttttgagtttttttatgagattttgggattaggtttattttaagaaatcaatggtaGTTTtgcaatttaaaagaagttaaaaacatttttgttatattgtaaatgagttttgagtgtgtttctaaagtccatttcatataggttTTTTTACAATTTGGACTTCTATATTGAGTATAATAGTAAAtcccctaaaaaaaaataccatacAGAACCTGCAAAAGGGAAaaacccattaaaaaaaaacaaaaatggaattTGAAAGAATCGTTGTTCTTTTAAGAATTCAGAAGTGGGATCGGTGAATACCTCTGGATTGTTGTGGAAGAAACGCTGGTTGCTTTGCCCTGCGTTTCTTGTTTCAGGAGTCGAACAGCAAAGCAAAGGGCACTATTTGAATcaaaatatgagagagagagagagagagagagagagagagagcagacaCTATAGTGACATTGGGATAGAGTTTGGAGAGGGATATTTCGAAAATATGATCCAGAGAAGCAAGCCCACTCTAGCTCTCAGATTCGAGATTTGATCTCGCCAACAAATTGATGAACGAAAGATCTCACACTCCGAGATATCGTGTTCTCCGGTCGAAGGTCACTGAGAGAATGCGAGGTTGATTTATTTTGGTTGGGAGAGAGACCGCTCAGAGAGAATGAAGCAGGCCATAGTAAAAAATTAGCCGTGAAAATTACTGTTTTAGATGTTAATcacaataattaattatatatttaaataaaaaatgtcacCAAAGTATTAAAGTGTTACAGACACTAATTTGTTACTTTAAATTGTCACCAACACAAATTTGGTTACTTTAAAAAGGTGACCtttgccttcttttcttttattttttgagaaattatatgattgtattcataattcagctaAAAAAGCCACTAGCTACAAgcgccattacaataacggagcggtctaatatcaaaattaagacaatctggTGTGTCTCCACTAACCATCAGGCAGGATtgaagaaactctggcataggcatcccaactaagattgcaaacttagaataaaaaaattaaaaaaaagataaagcttgaaaaaaccaagccataacaatacaaataaaactctcacaaatgaaggatgaaaagctctcacaaaggaaaGATGAAGAACTCTCACAAAaagagaggtgaaaactacacagagaacccaaagagtctctgcaacttattccGAACacaaagaaattgcaaaaaagatggtggtggagatccgaCGTCGAAATGCAGATGAAGATCCGACGCTGAGCCGCAGCCACCTATaatggttggatgaaaatcataacaaaactaagacaaatagagaaaaccctttgtctctgaaaatgggggaagaggtgaaaggagaaagagaagaggggagaggggggaagaacaatggcttccTCCCCCTCAAGCAAAATTTCATAATAACACGTCGTTTTCAGATAATTGTATAGGGTGATATGATGGCCGTCAAGAATATTGACGACATATTAAGAAAACATATAGAGAAAATAGGAGAATGTAAAGAGGTAAAGTCATGAATGTTTATAAGCTTTAATGGGATAAATCACATTGAAATACATGtagtatattttaattttcaaaagagCTACATCCATGGCAGCCCTTTTACTGGTTCCGCCAATGACTATGAGGATGaattttgattgtttgttGTTGTAACTTCATATGACTTGTGATTACCTTTCTGTTTGATCACCatttcagtttgttttcaattttcatttgtaGAAACACTGAAAATGTGAAGATTGGTCTGGTaacatttttcagttttaaaataaaactgGTAACACTTTACTACCCTTAAGATTCTCAATTTTCAGCCTTTGATAGCTGAAGTTTAGTTTCTGCATCTCTTTCCTAGTGTTTCCGTATGTTTGTTGTATCCCGACTCCATATGATGTGGCATTATTTGTCAGCTATTTGCATAGAATTTTAATAGCATGGCATGTGTGTTAAATTGTGCATATTTGACCATCCTATTGTGTGCATTTGATAGGAAAAATTCTTTTATAAATAGgagaaattattgtatgaTACTGGAATACGACTATATAGTATAACTCATCCTAATATGGATAGATTACATGATTAAAATTTCTCACTTTTATGGTAACACGAGCtataattttcaataaatggaGCCTAACCCTGTCTTCCCCATCTTTCAAtattccttgttttttttttcttttgcaaataTTTTCAAGAAGTTGTTTAAATAAACTAAAACAACACATGAAATTTTATCATaagtaatttttaaaactttttaaaagttatcattttattcttcaaatttttaaatCAATATTGTCTTTGTGTTTATCCTGGAAGATGATTCAACATCGTCCTTGATTTTTTCATATCTCACACAAAAAGGCTAGATACAGATAGAAGGCAGTGTGGGAGGGCCCCTTCCGCCTTCCAGAGGAAGGAGTCCAATAATTAATATAgtaaccaaacaaaaagaaaagtgaatTAAGCTACTAAAAAGGCAGGGCAGCACGATGATGAATGCGTGAAATTACATTTGCTTTGaatttcttctcttcaacATGAGGTGCAAATCTTGCGAGAGCAGCTTCCAAGATTATTACGCCGATACCTGCAAGCAGTGCCACGAGCACCACAAGGCCAAGGTCGCTTTTCTCGGGGCCACCCACCCGGCTTCCTTCTCCGATGTCGTTCTGTTTGCCTCCGACGACGAGGCCGCTGGTCCCATCCCGGCCCATAAAGCCGTTTTGGTCAGTACCCATTCCGCCAACTTGCTACTTTACTTCATCactgtttttttctctcaacaATTTGGGGACTtcatttgtatatttttaattttttatgaattggTTGATTTCTTTGGAGAACTATGTAACAACCTTAATTAGTAAATGTAATGAGAGATGTGATTTATTTGTAGGTCGATGAATGCTAAATTTGATTGACTTGAAATGGCCAATGcgttattataatttctttggaaaaacttgtttgattgattatatatatgaagggTGTTGTGAtattaaagttgttttgaACAACATGTGTTTTTCAGGTGAGCCGTTCTCCGGTGTTTAGAGCCATGTTTGAGAATGAGATGGAAGAAAGCCTGAGCGGCACCATCAAGATTGGCGAAGTGTCCTACCGCACCCTTGGTGCCTTTGTCAACTACCTCTACACTGCTGAGGTACGCCTTGACCAGCAATTCGCCTGTGACCTCTTTGTAATGGCTGAAAAATACCAGGTCCAGCATCTCAAAGACTACTGCCAGACGTTCTTGTTGGCCAACCTCAACTGTGACAATTCACTTTCGACCTACACCTTAGCGCACCGGCATAATGCCAAGCAGATCATCGACGCGGCCTTAATAGTGATCACAGACAACATGGACAAGCTTACTTCCCGGAAAGAGTACGCCAAGCTCAAGGAGAAAGATCCGCAACTCGTGATCGAAATCTATGAAGCTTTTCTCTCCAGACATTCTTCATTTTCCTGTGTGCGCACGGTTTATTCCCCGTTTACGTTTCCTTGATATGAAACCGAGCCCCAATTTTCAACAACTTCGGCCTTCACTGTGCTGTAGGTTTTACTTGTTCATGAATAATCAATTTCATTTTACTCTAGAGCATTTCCAGACTCCGGCAACGACAGCCAAAAGCCAAATTTGACTTAAAATGCCTAATGAGTTTCTGTAATTACTAGGCACTTGTAAATGCTCCTCCAACAATgcttgtcttttttctttttcttttttttttttggttaatcttcaatatttaattatcctttaaattttttttaaaaagattgGGACATACAAAAATTGTGTTATTGGCTAAAAATATGCTCgaggagtttttttttgggagaattttagctaaaaatgACTTGGGAGTAGTTGGAGCATTAGGCAATACTTTCTCCCATCTCTCTTTGGTTCAAGTGTTTTCTCCCTTAGCTAGgcatattattttctttaaatatgtCAAGATCTAGTGGTGCTTCTAGTTGTATATGGAACATATCTCCTTTTTAGCTTTGGGCTTTTTGTTTCTACTTTCTGGAGGCTTGGGGTTATCTTCTGGAGGAGAAGCCAATGTTGTGACCTGGTGGAGAAATGATGATGGTGTTGTGATGCTTGTATGAGTGTCTGGGGGAAGATAGTGGATATGCTCTCTTACTGGTACTGTCCTTTTTTTCGAATACTGGCAAAAGTAGAGTTGTTTGCCGATTGCTGGGTTTG
This window encodes:
- the LOC18792496 gene encoding BTB/POZ domain-containing protein At4g08455 isoform X4; the encoded protein is MRSCISCQIKAKVEQCNEDLNAKVEQCNEDLNAKLAFLTMPQPASFSDVVLFADDDDEYPVPVLAHKAVLANRSPVLRAMLDNEMKESLSGTIKIGDVSYNALRAFVNFLYTAEVCLDQQLACELLVMSEKYQVQHLKDFCQKFLVSNLNLDNSLSTYTFAHQHNFKPIIDAALTQITASMDKLASQDEYTELKERDPGLLLEIYEAYFSKQADTTMYI
- the LOC18792496 gene encoding BTB/POZ domain-containing protein At4g08455 isoform X1, whose amino-acid sequence is MRTCISCQLMYSKYQGSACRQCYEDLKAKVEQCNEDLNAKVEQCNEDLNAKLAFLTMPQPASFSDVVLFADDDDEYPVPVLAHKAVLANRSPVLRAMLDNEMKESLSGTIKIGDVSYNALRAFVNFLYTAEVCLDQQLACELLVMSEKYQVQHLKDFCQKFLVSNLNLDNSLSTYTFAHQHNFKPIIDAALTQITASMDKLASQDEYTELKERDPGLLLEIYEAYFSKQADTTMYI
- the LOC18792496 gene encoding BTB/POZ domain-containing protein At4g08455 isoform X2, with protein sequence MRTCISCQLMYSKYQGSACRQCYEDLKAKVEQCNEDLNAKLAFLTMPQPASFSDVVLFADDDDEYPVPVLAHKAVLANRSPVLRAMLDNEMKESLSGTIKIGDVSYNALRAFVNFLYTAEVCLDQQLACELLVMSEKYQVQHLKDFCQKFLVSNLNLDNSLSTYTFAHQHNFKPIIDAALTQITASMDKLASQDEYTELKERDPGLLLEIYEAYFSKQADTTMYI
- the LOC18792496 gene encoding BTB/POZ domain-containing protein At4g08455 isoform X3, with the translated sequence MRTCISCQLMYSKYQGSACRQCYEDLKAKVEQCNEDLNAKLAFLTMPQPASFSDVVLFADDDDEYPVPVLAHKAVLANRSPVLRAMLDNEMKESLSGTIKIGDVSYNALRAFVNFLYTAEVCLDQQLACELLVMSEKYQVQHLKDFCQKFLVSNLNLDNSLSTYTFAHQHNFKPIIDAALTQITASMDKLASQDEYTELKERDPGLLLEIYEAYFSKQADTTMYI
- the LOC18793530 gene encoding BTB/POZ domain-containing protein At4g08455; this encodes MNMRRCISCKGGYDAGTCCKQCHEDLKAKVAFLTMSQPAFFSDVLLFASSDENSVPIPAHKGVLMNRSPVLKAMLENEMEESLSSTIKIGDVSYDTLRAFINYLYTAEVCIDQQLACDLLVMAEKYQVQHLKDLCQKFLVANLNWDNAFMIYTFAHHHDAKQIIDAALALITNKMDKLSARKDYEELKEREPRLIFEIYEAYFSKQANTTKNIINSSVPFFGNPQVCQTRGTQCNGENTFCYFRPITQ
- the LOC18790605 gene encoding BTB/POZ domain-containing protein At4g08455, whose amino-acid sequence is MRCKSCESSFQDYYADTCKQCHEHHKAKVAFLGATHPASFSDVVLFASDDEAAGPIPAHKAVLVSRSPVFRAMFENEMEESLSGTIKIGEVSYRTLGAFVNYLYTAEVRLDQQFACDLFVMAEKYQVQHLKDYCQTFLLANLNCDNSLSTYTLAHRHNAKQIIDAALIVITDNMDKLTSRKEYAKLKEKDPQLVIEIYEAFLSRHSSFSCVRTVYSPFTFP